Proteins encoded by one window of Modestobacter marinus:
- a CDS encoding TetR/AcrR family transcriptional regulator: MSVASEGKRRGRRRALTEDEIVDAALSLLDGGGVEAMSIRAVAARVGVAPNAVYTYFPDKAAIVRALVERLLGQVDHGMFTDGARPWEDRVEAVAVELRNRLSEHPAAVGLMIGGPMDGPHALSLNEHLLRLLAGAGLDPDEAARASYLLIVYIFGSIALEVADQHRPGPLPTEDARTAERRERFARTPDDTFPLTAAAAPTMAGYVSTEQYLWGLHRVLDGIAARAAAPGGS, from the coding sequence GTGTCGGTTGCCTCCGAGGGGAAGCGACGAGGGCGACGCCGCGCACTGACCGAGGACGAGATCGTCGATGCCGCACTGTCCCTGCTGGACGGGGGTGGCGTGGAGGCGATGTCGATCCGGGCCGTCGCGGCCCGCGTGGGAGTGGCACCCAACGCCGTCTACACGTACTTCCCGGACAAGGCGGCGATCGTGCGGGCCCTGGTCGAACGCCTGCTCGGCCAGGTCGACCACGGCATGTTCACCGATGGCGCGAGGCCCTGGGAAGACCGGGTCGAGGCCGTCGCCGTGGAGCTGCGGAACCGCCTGTCGGAGCACCCGGCCGCGGTCGGGCTGATGATCGGCGGGCCGATGGACGGCCCCCATGCGCTGTCCCTCAACGAGCACCTCCTCCGCCTGCTCGCCGGCGCGGGCCTGGACCCGGACGAGGCCGCACGCGCCTCGTACCTCCTGATCGTCTACATCTTCGGCTCGATCGCCCTGGAGGTCGCTGATCAGCACCGGCCCGGCCCCCTGCCGACCGAGGACGCGCGGACGGCCGAACGGCGTGAGCGCTTCGCCCGGACGCCGGACGACACCTTCCCGCTCACCGCCGCAGCAGCACCCACGATGGCCGGCTACGTCTCCACCGAG